The Bacteroidota bacterium sequence CGAAGTCCGGCTTCCTGCAACTCGCGTAGCACCTGCTCGTGCGACTTCTTGAACTTTTTCGCAAAATAATCGATCTCCACCGCCGTGAACGCTTTCACGTCCACGTTCGGGAATTGCGTCTTGATCGTCCGGACCATATCGAGATAAAACTCCCACGGCCATTTGGGATGCAGACCAGCGGTGATATGGACTTCGTGCAAATCGGGACGAAGCTTCGAGAGCATCTCTGTGAGCGTCATCTCGTAAGCTTCCGGCGAGTCCGCTCGAACGGCGAAATCGCAAAACTTGCAGGAGAGCACGCACACGTTGGTCGGCTCGAGCTTCCGGTTGAGCACGAAATAGACGGAGTCTCCCGATTTCGCGCGCGCAACTTCGTTGGCCATCCGGCCAACGCCGATGAGGTCATCCGAGGCGTAGAGCGCGAGGCCATCTTCTTTCGTCAGCCGCTCGCCGGAGCGGACTTTATCCCAAATGGGGACTAATGCTTGGTCGCGGAACGTGAAGGTTTGCGAAGAATTCATTCAGGCTTTTCTTGAATATCCATTGAGCGAGCGGCTAAACACCTCCGAGGATGCTTGCGCTCCGGGGAAAGCATACCGGTTGCCCCCAATTCATTCGCACTCTACTGCCCGCATCCGGTAATATTTCTGTCAATGGAAGGTAAGAATATTGACCAAAAATTCTTCCGATAACGCCCAACTTCGGTCACAATCATCCGAATTTGACGGGGCTTACATTTGGCTGCGAATGACTGCCTATGAAACCTGCTGGTATTCTCTCATCGACACCGGCCAAGCTCGCCGCGGCGCTTGGCCTTGTGAGCCTGTATACGTTTGGCCTACGGCCTCGAATGGTCCGGTGGGGAGCGACCCCGGAAGAGATCGACGAGCCCTTTCCGGGCGCCAATATCATTCCGGGTGGCACGCGGAGCGGGACGATGGCGATTACGATCGATGCGCCACCACCGAACGTCTGGGCGTACTTGGTACAAATGGGGGTGGACCGTGGCGGCTGGTATAGTTGGGACAATCTCGATAACTGGGGACGCACCAGCACGGACCACGTCCATCCGGAATGGCAAGAGGTCAAATTGGGCGATCGTTTCTACTCTATGCCGGACAAGAGCCAATGGTGGGAAGTGGCGGCGCTCGAACCCGAACACTTTCTCGGCTTGCGCGTAGCGATCGATCTCCATGGACACTGGTTCGATCCGAACGGCAAGAAGCCGGAGCATTACACCGATTCGATCTGGGGCTTTTTGCTGAAGCCGCTGCCCGGCAACCGCACGCGGCTTATCGTAAGTGGCTATTGGGACCTCCAACCGAAGTGGCTCCAGTTGCCAGCAAGTTTCTTCCTTCTCGAACCTTCACACTGGATCATGCAGATGCGACAGTTCACAAAACTGAAGCACCTTGCCGAAGCCGACTATCACGCCGAACTCGAGCAACGCAGCGGACACACCGCTCTGCGAACTTTGCGCCGAAGATCCAAGGTCAGTGGAACCTTGGAGCAACGCAGAAGACAGGGCGAATCTTCCTCTATAGGTCAACCATGGCAACCACAACTGTAGATTACGTCCGAGTCATGCATCCGGCACCAGCGTCAGGTGCTCAGTCGAAGTGGCAGCGGATCACCCTGGTAAGCGTTCTTGGTTACGAGGCCTTAGGATGTTTGGTGGGAGGCAGCTTTCTTGTCGCGGCACCGGAGGGCTCACTCATGGACATGCCGGTTAGCATTATGCACGGCACCTTCCCCGATTTCCTCATCCCCGGCATGATCCTCTTTGCACTGGGACTGCTGAACGCCGCCGCGTTTTTCGCAGTCTTTCGAAGATCCCACGCCGATTGGCTGATGGCTGGCCTTGCATTGGGCGGCCTCACGATCTGGTTCTGGGTCGAGATTGCCATACTGCTTGAGCTTCACTGGTTGCATGCCATGTGGGGTCTGCCAGTCCTGCTCGGCGGTTTGGTCGCAATCCCTCTTTTACCGGATCGTGAGGAAACACTTCGCAAGGGATTCCTGATTGGCGGCATTCTCGCATCGTTGCTGTATGTCGCAATTAACATTATCGTAGCATTGCAGTGGCCCACCTACAATTCCGCTTCACAAACGGTAAGCGAACTCTCTGCGGTCAACGCTCCGACTCGAACACTCTGGCTGGTGCTGAGCACACCTTATACATTCCTGATGATGGCATTTGGCTGGGGCGTTTGGCAATCGGCACGAGGAAGCAGACCGTTGCGCATCGCGGGCGATCTATTGCTGGCCTATGCCGCGTTGGGGCTCTTATGGCCGCTTGCACCGATGCACCTACGCGAAACGTTGGCAGCAGGTGGAGCGACATTCTCCGATACCCTGCACCTTACCCTTGGGGCAGTAACCGAGGTCCTCTACTTATGCGCGCTCGGTTTCGCGGCAAAGGCACTCGGCAAATCGTTTCGAGTCTATTCCCTCGCGACATTCGTGGTGCTTCTTGTCTTCGGCATCCTCACATTTTTGGATGCACCGGGCCTCAGCACAAATCAACCCACGCCGATGATTGGAGTATGGGAACGCATCAATATCGGCGTCTTCTTGCTCTGGGTCGTGGTGCTGGCGATCGAGCTCTTGCCACTTCAAAATACTGCAGCCTCAAAGTAACCCCGCGATAGAAACGATTCGAAAGAGATTTGTCATGGCAATGCCGTGACTTATCTTGTCAACCTGTGTTTGATTTTTGATGTATTTTTGTGCCATTCACAATTGACCAGAGGTTGCCCCTTTTATCAGCCATCATGACTCTCATGAGCAAATGTCTTGTAATGATACGTCTTCTTGCGCTCAGTCTCGTAATCTATGGGCTTCAGCCAGGCAGCGCCAGCGCCCAACAGCCGCCGCTGATCTGGCAAAATGACACGGTATTCCGTTCCGTAGTCGGACGGGTGATCCAAACCGGAGTCGGGTTTAAGAATGCCTCGAATACACGAGAACTGCAAATCAAGGACATGTACTTTGAGCATCAGGCCGACAGTGTATTTATTGTTGACGAGCATTATAGCACCAAGCCGTTCACTCTGCCCGCAAACTCCGTCAGTGGTGCTAGTATTCGGTTCAAATCGCCAGCATACGCCACGACTGTGCATGACAACCTTATCGCGCTCTGTGCATATACCGATGATCCGAGCAATGTAATGACTCTTAAGCGAGCGTATGTGGGCACGACCACCACCGATAGCTCCTCGGATAGCAACCGCGCGTGCGTCTACGGTCACGATTGCAACAGCATGTTCCCGATCAATCCGGGCGATACTTCATACGGGCTGTTGTGCTATGAACTGGAATACCTTCCTCGAGACACGGTCTATATCACGAGCATCGAGTTTGTCGGTCGTGATGCTGCTTCGTTCCATCTTGTGAATCCGACGTTCCCGAAGTCCGGCACTATGTTCCAAACACCCGTAGGGCGAATCAGCCAGCCCTACGTCTTCAGCCCGGTGCGCCTGACAGGTCCAAAGCGCTATATTGCGACGGCGATCGCAAAAATGTACTCGTCGGACGGCATTCTCTGTCATGAGTCGGACATTGACGTAATGGGATACCTTGCAACTGCTGGGCAGGATACTTCTGTCCTGGATCTCTTCCGTTCGGATTCGCTGCCGGTTCATTTCAGCAAGGACTCGACCACTCGCTGGCATCAAGTCCTCTTCATCAATAATTCTCCTTCCACGATCAAAATTGACAGCGCGTATATGGGTTCGGGGGACTGTTTCGAAATCGACGAGTCTTATCCTCCATACGGCACGCAAATCCATCAGGGCGAAGCGTTCTCGGCAAACTTTTACTTCCGTGGTGACTCGACTTCCGCCGGCTGGGATTGCAGGGACACATTGTTTATTATTACGGAGAACGCGCTTCAAGCGCTCAGCTTCCCATTGCATAACATATTCCGGTCGCAGGCAACAGTGGGCACTGCTCCGGCTCCACTCCAATTGTCATTGATTCCGAACCCTTCGAATGGATCAGTCGATATCCAGACTGGCACTGATGGAATCGGCACCCACATCGAGATCTACGACATTCTCGGCAATCTCGTGGCATCACGCAGCACTGCACAATGGCACTGGATGGGTATCGCCGCTGATGGAAGCTCCGTACCAAATGGGACATACATCGTCCGAATCAGTAATGGGGCCACCGGCAATGCTGCCTCCCGACGCTTATTGATAAACCGATAACGAAGATCGCATCGCCAACTTCATATCTACCCAAATTAATACGATCACTCTGATTATGATGAAACGCCTTCTCGCATTCTGCGCTCTATTTCTCGCGCTTCAAATCGTTACCGTGCGCGCCCAAATGCCGATCGCATGGCAGGGAGATACTATCTTCCACTCCGTGGTGGGCCGGACGGTCCATAGTGGAGTGTCCTATCAGAATTTATCCTGGAAGCGGTATTTGCACGTCGTCAACGTGTACTTCGTGAATCAGGCGGACAGCATCTTCTTCGTCAATCCTCCGTTCCAGGGGCCACCATATATCCTTCCGCCCCAGTCATGGGGTTCCACGGGGTTCGTGTTCAAAGCTCCAAAGGCCGACACCACCGTTTACGATACGCTCGTTACGGCATTTGCCTATACGGACGACAGCACAAATGTGGTGCAAGTGAAGCGCCTCTGTGTCGGGACCGCGACAACCGACAGCTCCTCCGACAGCAATCGCGTGTGCCTCTATGGACACGATTGTGTCATGCTCCAGCCAGTCTCGTTCGGTGATACTGCGTTCGGCGAACTCTGTTATGAAGTAGACTACGTCCCGATGGATACGATTCATATCATGAGCATCGAGATCACCGGACGTGATGCGGCATCCTTTCATTTGATTGATACCACGATGCCCAAATCCTCCGCTTACTTTGGGAGAATTAGTGAACCCTATTATTTCTCACCGGTCCGCCGGACGGGAGTGAAGCGTTATGAAGCGACCGCGGTCACCAAGGTCTATTCTTCGGATGGCATTCTCTGCCATGAGTGCGATGTTCCTCTGACCGGCTATACTGTCATGCAACGACAAGACAGCCTGCCGGTCAATCTGTTCGGCTCGGATACATTAGCACTTCACTTCAGTGCGGACTCGACGGTCTTTTACCACGTACTTGAATTTCGAAATAATTCCAGCGTCCCGGTCAAGCTCGATACCGCCTATATGAACCCCGGCACGTGCTTCGCGATAGATGGCGGATCTCCTCCCTTTGGGACAAGGCTTCAGCCAGGCGATCTCTATAATGTTGACGTCCACTATTGCGGCGACTCCACCGCGGCCGGTTGGGATTGCTCGGACACCATGTTTATCGTTGCCGAGAACGCGCTGCAAGTCCTCTCCTTCCCCATGACCCATCTCCTGCCGGCCGCTGGAGTACGCCTCCCACCAACTCCGCTGCAGTTATCGCTGAGTCCAAATCCTTCGACTGGTTCTGTCGATATTCAAACCGGCTCCGATGGAATCGACACCCGCATCGAGATCTATGATATTCTCGGTAACCTTGTGGCGTCACATACCGGCACTAGCTGGCATTGGACGGCGGTCGACCGGATCGGCAGTCCCATTCCGAATGGCAGCTATATCGTTCGAATCAGCGAGGCCTCTTCTGGCAGAATCTCCTCCCAACGTTTGCTAATCGCTCGGTAGTGGCCTATTGAGCGATTGGCTGTTCCCCCTCCTTTTCAAGGAGAGGCAGGCGGCTTTGACATTCGTGATGAAGAGAAACTATGCAAACGGTTTCTGGTACAGCGCATGAATTCTTGTAGGATAAGGCTAAAATGGATTTAGCTTGCTAACACAAGAAAAGGAGCTTTACTATGAGACGCGCTATTTTCACGATCATTACGTTCGTGATGTTGCTGGCGGTTGGCACCTCGAATGCCGATGCCAAACGACATCACCACCGAAAATACCATCGAGTCGCTGCGAGGGTTGTCACGCGACCATCTCGTTCGCACGGAGTGAACCTCAACGGTAACGTCGGCGTCGGCGTCGGGCCCATTCACGTTGGTGCTGGCGCGGGTGGCGGCGTGCAAGTCCATGAGCGGACCATTCCGCCGGACTTGTTAAATCAATCTGATCCACCTCCAAGTCCAACCACAGCCTTTCTGTGCCCATCGCTCGATACCGCACAATGCAATGTACCCGTGCCTGGAACCACGACCAGTGCATTTGTGCCTTCCGGAGCGCCCCAATCAATAGCAGCAGTTGAGATACCCTCCAATTATTTCTATTATGCCTCGGTGGTCTATGCACCGCCGAAGGCAGTTACCGTCGGCGGGTTTTCGGTGCCCGTGACGGGTGATCCGCTATACTTTAGTTTATTCAAGCACCGTCATGGCGAGGCGCCACCAACGCACAATCATAAAGGCGAGGACGCGACCGCGGCCTTTGGCGCAAGCCCTCGACCCGGTGGATTGCCGGAAAGCATCAGCAGCTCGGTCTATTCTGTTGCTCCGAAGGAACAGTAACGATAATTCTTAACAACCCACTACCATGAGTCCCATGAGATCGATATCTCATGGGACTCATCGTTTATTAAACTACCAACTTATTGTCGGTGAACTGTGGTCGCCGAAGCCTGCGCGGTCGGGAAGATAACGATCTCCGCAATCTGCACATGGGGAGGGCGCGTCGCACACCAGAGGATGGTATCGGCGATGTCCGAAGCCTGCAATGGCTCGAAGCCTTTGTATACTGTCGATGCGCGTTCAGTATCGCCGTGGAATCGGACTTCCGAAAATTCCGTCTCGACAAGTCCCGGATCGATTGTCGTCACCCGCAGCGGAGTATCGACGACGTCCAATCGCAAACCTTTTGTGATGGCATCGACCGCATGCTTCGAAGCGCAGTAGACGTTCCCCTTCTGATAGACTTCATGTCCCGCGATCGAACCGATATTGATAATGTGCCCGTGTTTGCGCTCGATCATGCCCGGCATGACCTTACGCGTCACATAGAGTAAGCCCTTCACGTTCGTATCGAGCATCTCTTCCCAATCCTCGATCGATCCTTCGTGCAACTTATCGAGTCCGCGCGAAAGTCCCGCATTGTTGACGAGAATGTCAATGTGCCTCCACTCTTCCGGCAGCGCATCGAGCGCCTGGTCCACCGCCTTGCGATCGCGAACGTCGAGTTCGAACACATGAATCTTCGCTTCGGGATGAACGCGATAGAGATGGGCCTTCAGCTCTTTGAGCCGGTCGATCCGCCGCGCGCACAGCAGCAGCGAGGCGCTCTCGGCGGCGAATGCAGTGGCCGTAGCCTGACCGATCCCGGAGGAGGCGCCGGTGATAAATACAGTTTTGCTTTGAAGCTTGGTTGGAGTCACGATCTTTTCCGGTTATTTGGACAGCGCAAACATTGGACCGTCACGACAAATTCAACGTGCTAAATATTATTTGCAGCATCAGGGTCGTGACAGATCAGGATGCGAAGCGGTCCCAATTGAGAGACAAGAGATCGGCCGCGTAATATCTTAGGAAGCGGAGAGATCATTCCTTAGTGCGCGACCAAAAAGCGCATCGTAACAACCTTGTCCCGAGTCTGAGCCTCGAGTAGATAGAGTCCGTCAGGCACCAAGGAAGCGTCGAATACGAGGTCTGAGCTGACATCGCGAAACTCCTTCACGCGAGTGCCGAGAATATTGCGAATAGTAATCTGATCGAACCGCATCCCATGCAGTGCAATCGTCGCGGCATCCGAACACGGATTTGGATAAATCGAAACTGGAGAGACCTTGGTAGGCGCAAACTCCACATCTTGCTCAGGAGCGTTCACGCCATCGCCTTCCAGAAGCAACATTGTTGAATCACCCCTCAGTGGGTCGAAAAGAAATGTGGTGTCGACATAATGTCCGGGTTGTTTCGGTTGAAAACGGGCGAAGCCTTCGTGATCATGATCCATAACACAATATCCACCCACCGGTCCTGTCCCAGCAAACATCGGCTCTATCGAATCATCTGCATAAAAAGGAGCTCTTACGTTGAGAATCTTGAGGTACCGGTAACGACTCCCGAGTGAATCGATGAAGATGTGCCGCGAGAGGCTTTGCGATGCGATGCTGGCCGTGTCTACTTGGCCGAAACTTAGTAGTGTGGTATCACTGCGGGCTCGTCCCACAATTTTCGGATCATAGACATACCCGAATATCATGAAGTAACCATACAACCCCGACGGTTGCACGATCACGCCATTTGGCATTCCAGTGCATGGCGGCTGCACCCAGTCCTTCAAATTTACAGATATCCGTATGTGTGCTTGCGTCGGAAACCTCCCTCCCCAGCACATCACACTGCTCGGATCGGCCGTTATGCCTGATGAACCTTCAAAGTTGAAGTTCATTACCGAGTCAGAATAAACAGTGAAGTTTGTTCCGAAGCTCAAAACTCCTGAATTGGCCGGAGCTGCGAAGAAGACCGACTCTGGTGAAAATCCCCCATACCAATGTTGAGCCTCGACGCGAAGCGGAATCACGGTGAGGAGAGCCAAAACTACCCATGTCGCGCGCGATGTCATACCACAAAGATACGAAAGCTCGACGAATAGCGCAAGGTCATTTCGCAGTGCCCCAGAGTGGAGGTATGCGCTGTTGACTCTTACGTCTTCACGGTCTCCTTCTTCTCCTGCCAACTTGCCCAATACTCTTTCCATTCGGCGGCTTCCGCGGCGGGTGCGATCTTCAAAGGATGCTTGGCGTCGAGCATCATTGCGTACTCGTTCGTGCGCGTGATATTCGGGTTTGCCTTCAGCGCCTTCGGGTGCGGACCGTGATGAATGCCCTGCGGGTGCAGCGTCATCATCGCCGCCTTAATGTTATCACGCGAAAAGAAATCGCCATCGTGATAGAATAGCACCTCATCGTAATCTGTGTTGCGGTGGTAGAACGGCACACGCAGCGTATCCGGATCTTCTTCGAGCGGGCGCGGCAGGAACGAGCAGATCACGAAGTTCTCCGCAAGGAATGTGGTGTGCGCACTCGGTGGGAGGTGTACGCGCGGCGACATCACTGGCCGGATGTCGCGCATATTGATCTTAAAGACCGTGAGGTCACCCTTCCAGCCAACGAGATCGATCGGATGAAACGGATAGAAGACCGAGGTGTATTCGCCCAGCCGCTTAATTCGAAGTTCGTACTCTTTGCCGTTCGTCTCCGGCTTCTTCTCGTACGGGATGAAATCCGGGATGGTGATGGCCGACATATCGTAAAGCGCGTGCATCCCGATCAGTCCTTTTTGCTCAGGCGTGGGCGGCAGAATTTCCGAATGCGCTTCGACCACGACAATGAAATTCTCTTTCGTCTCCGGCACGAATCGATAGGTCGTGGCACGCGGAATCGCAATGTAATCACCGCGCTCATAGCCGATCACGCCGAAGTCCGTCTCGATCGTGCCGTGACCCTGATGAACAAAGAACAGCTCGTCACCATCGGCATTGCGCGAGTAATATGGCGCAGCCTCCGCGCGGCGACTAATGGAGAGGATCAGATCGTCATTATACAGGACCGGCTCCGGCACCCCACGCGCGTCCCGCATATCCGAAGGCTCGACTTTGTCGAGATAAAATGCGTGGGGACGCAGGTTGCCTTCGATCCGTGTCCAACCCGTCGGCGGGTGCGTGTGATACAAATGCGAGACGCGGCCAAAAAAACCCTCGCGTCCGTGCTCTTCCTCGAATGTCCCCTCCGGCAGCGCGAC is a genomic window containing:
- a CDS encoding DUF998 domain-containing protein, translating into MATTTVDYVRVMHPAPASGAQSKWQRITLVSVLGYEALGCLVGGSFLVAAPEGSLMDMPVSIMHGTFPDFLIPGMILFALGLLNAAAFFAVFRRSHADWLMAGLALGGLTIWFWVEIAILLELHWLHAMWGLPVLLGGLVAIPLLPDREETLRKGFLIGGILASLLYVAINIIVALQWPTYNSASQTVSELSAVNAPTRTLWLVLSTPYTFLMMAFGWGVWQSARGSRPLRIAGDLLLAYAALGLLWPLAPMHLRETLAAGGATFSDTLHLTLGAVTEVLYLCALGFAAKALGKSFRVYSLATFVVLLVFGILTFLDAPGLSTNQPTPMIGVWERINIGVFLLWVVVLAIELLPLQNTAASK
- a CDS encoding T9SS type A sorting domain-containing protein; the encoded protein is MIRLLALSLVIYGLQPGSASAQQPPLIWQNDTVFRSVVGRVIQTGVGFKNASNTRELQIKDMYFEHQADSVFIVDEHYSTKPFTLPANSVSGASIRFKSPAYATTVHDNLIALCAYTDDPSNVMTLKRAYVGTTTTDSSSDSNRACVYGHDCNSMFPINPGDTSYGLLCYELEYLPRDTVYITSIEFVGRDAASFHLVNPTFPKSGTMFQTPVGRISQPYVFSPVRLTGPKRYIATAIAKMYSSDGILCHESDIDVMGYLATAGQDTSVLDLFRSDSLPVHFSKDSTTRWHQVLFINNSPSTIKIDSAYMGSGDCFEIDESYPPYGTQIHQGEAFSANFYFRGDSTSAGWDCRDTLFIITENALQALSFPLHNIFRSQATVGTAPAPLQLSLIPNPSNGSVDIQTGTDGIGTHIEIYDILGNLVASRSTAQWHWMGIAADGSSVPNGTYIVRISNGATGNAASRRLLINR
- a CDS encoding T9SS type A sorting domain-containing protein, which encodes MMKRLLAFCALFLALQIVTVRAQMPIAWQGDTIFHSVVGRTVHSGVSYQNLSWKRYLHVVNVYFVNQADSIFFVNPPFQGPPYILPPQSWGSTGFVFKAPKADTTVYDTLVTAFAYTDDSTNVVQVKRLCVGTATTDSSSDSNRVCLYGHDCVMLQPVSFGDTAFGELCYEVDYVPMDTIHIMSIEITGRDAASFHLIDTTMPKSSAYFGRISEPYYFSPVRRTGVKRYEATAVTKVYSSDGILCHECDVPLTGYTVMQRQDSLPVNLFGSDTLALHFSADSTVFYHVLEFRNNSSVPVKLDTAYMNPGTCFAIDGGSPPFGTRLQPGDLYNVDVHYCGDSTAAGWDCSDTMFIVAENALQVLSFPMTHLLPAAGVRLPPTPLQLSLSPNPSTGSVDIQTGSDGIDTRIEIYDILGNLVASHTGTSWHWTAVDRIGSPIPNGSYIVRISEASSGRISSQRLLIAR
- a CDS encoding SDR family oxidoreductase, which gives rise to MTPTKLQSKTVFITGASSGIGQATATAFAAESASLLLCARRIDRLKELKAHLYRVHPEAKIHVFELDVRDRKAVDQALDALPEEWRHIDILVNNAGLSRGLDKLHEGSIEDWEEMLDTNVKGLLYVTRKVMPGMIERKHGHIINIGSIAGHEVYQKGNVYCASKHAVDAITKGLRLDVVDTPLRVTTIDPGLVETEFSEVRFHGDTERASTVYKGFEPLQASDIADTILWCATRPPHVQIAEIVIFPTAQASATTVHRQ
- a CDS encoding T9SS type A sorting domain-containing protein, yielding MERVLGKLAGEEGDREDVRVNSAYLHSGALRNDLALFVELSYLCGMTSRATWVVLALLTVIPLRVEAQHWYGGFSPESVFFAAPANSGVLSFGTNFTVYSDSVMNFNFEGSSGITADPSSVMCWGGRFPTQAHIRISVNLKDWVQPPCTGMPNGVIVQPSGLYGYFMIFGYVYDPKIVGRARSDTTLLSFGQVDTASIASQSLSRHIFIDSLGSRYRYLKILNVRAPFYADDSIEPMFAGTGPVGGYCVMDHDHEGFARFQPKQPGHYVDTTFLFDPLRGDSTMLLLEGDGVNAPEQDVEFAPTKVSPVSIYPNPCSDAATIALHGMRFDQITIRNILGTRVKEFRDVSSDLVFDASLVPDGLYLLEAQTRDKVVTMRFLVAH
- a CDS encoding homogentisate 1,2-dioxygenase — encoded protein: MNWPIVKGKATRQAHVALPEGTFEEEHGREGFFGRVSHLYHTHPPTGWTRIEGNLRPHAFYLDKVEPSDMRDARGVPEPVLYNDDLILSISRRAEAAPYYSRNADGDELFFVHQGHGTIETDFGVIGYERGDYIAIPRATTYRFVPETKENFIVVVEAHSEILPPTPEQKGLIGMHALYDMSAITIPDFIPYEKKPETNGKEYELRIKRLGEYTSVFYPFHPIDLVGWKGDLTVFKINMRDIRPVMSPRVHLPPSAHTTFLAENFVICSFLPRPLEEDPDTLRVPFYHRNTDYDEVLFYHDGDFFSRDNIKAAMMTLHPQGIHHGPHPKALKANPNITRTNEYAMMLDAKHPLKIAPAAEAAEWKEYWASWQEKKETVKT